Proteins encoded together in one Anoplolepis gracilipes unplaced genomic scaffold, ASM4749672v1 Contig19, whole genome shotgun sequence window:
- the Valrs gene encoding valine--tRNA ligase encodes MFNMENGETAENSSQKTPKQLQKEAKKLAKLEKFKQKLEKKENEKPTKVKEKQDKNDKKKEITSICTINVPSGKKKDVSGLMPDTYNPQYVETAWYAWWEKEGFFKPEYGRKDIFKENMKEKFVMIIPPPNVTGFLHLGHALTNAVEDSITRWNRMKGRMTLWNPGCDHAGIATQVVVEKKLWKEEKKTRHDIGRAEFIKRIWQWKHEKGDRIYSQLRTIGGSFDWSRACFTMDPKLCKAVTEAFVRLHDEGIIYRSNRLVNWSCALKSAISDIEVDKVELNGRTLLTIPGYEKKVEFGVLIFFAYQLFNSKDKITVATTRIETMLGDTAIAVHPNDSRYAQYIGKYVQHPFCDRCIPIIADEFVDINFGTGAVKITPAHDPNDYEVGKRHNLSFINIFDDDGNIAANCGKFTGMKRFEARVAIIKELTERNLLISIKDNAMIIPICSRSKDVVEPLVKPQWYVKCNEMAAQAKEAVSKGALKIIPEQFKKTWYIWMDGIRDWCISRQLWWGHRIPAYAIKCINSHMNKNEADEYWVSAHSEAEARDKAAKRLGVNIDDIIAEQDPDVLDTWFSSALFPFSIFGWPDETPELKTFYPGTLLETGHDILFFWVARMVFMGQKLLGQLPFKEVYLHAMVRDAHGRKMSKSLGNVIDPMDVIKGISLENLQKQLLDSNLDPKELERAREGQRRDYPQGIPECGTDALRFALCAYTTQGRDINLDILRVQGYRFFCNKIWNATKFALIYLGPKFEHNTNDKYNNNATSNIDMIGDGEWYQRALNEACVQEALNNYLATYSYLDGYTPSQLDSKVYQTLKELNINFTNYLHLKRWYNHIATFTDEEKITFRTEQNKIIPQLTYTCQRNNNNMFTLSGHETNVDLWMLSRLSYAAKTCDEALAQYDFALATSVCYNLWLYDLCDIYLEYLKPIFQNENKMAKWTAQKVLFKTLDVGLRLLNPFMPFITEELYQRLHYKKLIYPSICISPYPDSSECRWRNQEIEKNVDFVQKIIKNIRSTRATYNLLNKMKTEAYIICDNSILKKTIVQYKLLIETLAYSILSTKKLLEGCAIITINDKVQVHLLLKGLVEPKKELEKLKKKEKQLIELIQKLKQDLAVPNYNTKVPLDVQKNNREKLANSERELQQIMDAVIVLQKM; translated from the exons atgtttaatatggAAAACGGCGAGACTGCGGAAAATAGTTCTCAGAAAACACCAAAGCAATTGCAAAAGGAAGCCAAAAAGTTGGCAAAgttggaaaaatttaaacaaaaactagagaaaaaggaaaatgaaAAGCCGACAAAGGtgaaagaaaaacaagat aaaaatgataaGAAGAAAGAGATTACATCAATCTGTACTATTAACGTACCAtctggaaagaaaaaagatgttTCAGGTCTAATGCCAGATACATATAATCCACAATATGTAGAAACTGCATGGTATGCTTGGTGGGAAAAAGAAGGCTTTTTTAAACCAGAATATGga agaaaagatatattcaaagaaaacatgaaagaaaaatttgtaatgaTAATACCACCACCTAATGTGACTGGTTTTTTACATCTTGGACATGCTCTGACTAATGCTGTGGAAGATTCTATTACTAGATg GAATCGTATGAAAGGTCGTATGACCCTTTGGAATCCAGGTTGTGATCATGCAGGTATTGCTACTCAAGTGGTTGTAGAGAAAAAGCTttggaaagaagaaaagaaaactcGTCATGATATTGGTAGAGCAGAATTTATCAAGAGAATATGGCAATGGAAGCATGA aaaGGGCGACAGAATTTATTCACAATTAAGGACGATAGGTGGTTCCTTTGATTGGAGTCGTGCTTGTTTTACAATGGATCCTAAATTATGTAAAGCTGTAACAGAAGCGTTTGTGCGCTTGCATGATGAAGGCATTATTTATCGTAGCAATCGTTTAGTTAATTGGTCATGTGCTCTAAAAAGTGCAATATCAGATATTGAA gTTGATAAGGTGGAATTAAATGGTCGAACTCTACTGACGATACCTGGCTATGAAAAGAAAGTAGAATTTGgtgttttgatatttttcgctTATCAGCTCTTTAATtcgaaagataaaataactGTAGCAACTACTCGTATTGAAACTATGCTAGGAGATACTGCTATTGCTGTGCATCCAAACGATAGTAGATATGCGCAATATATCGGAAAATACGTGCAGCATCCATTTTGTGATAGATGCATACCTATTATAGCAGATGAATTTGTTGACATAAACTTTGGCACAG GCGCTGTAAAGATTACGCCAGCTCATGATCCAAATGATTATGAAGTAGGGAAAAGACACAATTTatcattcataaatattttcgatgaTGATGGAAATATTGCTGCAAACTGTGGAAAATTTACG gGAATGAAAAGATTCGAAGCCAGGGTGGCTATCATCAAAGAATTGACAGAGAGAAACCTCTTGATTAGTATAAAAGATAATGCAATGATAATACCCATATGCAGTCGATCGAAAGATGTCGTTGAGCCTCTCGTGAAACCACAATG gTATGTCAAGTGTAATGAAATGGCTGCTCAAGCTAAGGAAGCAGTAAGCAAAGGTGCCCTGAAAATAATTCCAGAgcagtttaaaaaaacttgGTACATTTGGATGGATGGTATCCGAGACTGGTGTATCTCGCGTCAACTCTGGTGGGGTCATCGTATTCCTGCTTAtgcaattaaatgtattaattctcatatgaataaaaacgag gcAGATGAATATTGGGTCAGTGCACATTCTGAAGCTGAAGCCAGAGACAAAGCAGCCAAGAGATTAGGTGTTAACATAGATGACATTATTGCAGAACAAGATCCTGATGTATTAGACACTTGGTTCTCTTCTGCTCTTTTTCCATTCTCCATTTTTGGCTGGCCAGATGAA actCCTGAGCTCAAGACATTTTATCCAGGTACACTGTTAGAAACTGGCCAtgatatacttttcttttggGTAGCTAGGATGGTTTTTATGGGTCAAAAACTATTGGGACAGTTGCCTTTCAA agaaGTATATCTACATGCAATGGTGAGAGATGCACATGGAAGAAAAATGAGTAAATCTTTGGGAAATGTAATAGATCCTATGGATGTAATTAAAGGAATATCTTTAGAA aatctCCAAAAGCAATTGCTGGATTCGAATTTAGATCCGAAAGAACTAGAACGAGCTCGAGAAGGTCAAAGGCGTGATTATCCACAAGGCATTCCTGAATGTGGTACAGATGCTTTGCGATTCGCTCTCTGTGCTTATACCACTCAAGGACGAGATATAAATCTTGATATACTCCGTGTACAAGGGTACAGATTTTTCTGCAACAAAATATGGAATGCTACTAAATTTGCACTTATCTATCTTGGACCTAAATTTGAACATAATACGaatgat aaatacaataataatgctACTTCTAATATTGACATGATTGGCGATGGCGAGTGGTATCAACGAGCTTTGAATGAGGCCTGTGTACAGGAAGcgctaaataattatttagcaaCTTATTCATATCTTGATGGTTATACACCCTCACAACTTGATTCGAAAGTTTACCAAACATTaaaggaattaaatattaattttacaaattatttgcatCTTAAACGTTGGTATAATCATATTGCAACATTTACggatgaagaaaaaattacattccgtacagaacaaaataaaataataccacaacttacatatacatgtcaaagaaataataataatatgtttacg ctgAGTGGACATGAGACAAATGTAGATTTATGGATGTTATCACGACTTAGTTATGCTGCAAAAACTTGTGATGAAGCATTAGCACAATATGATTTTGCATTAGCTACTTCTGTCTGTTACAATTTATGGTTATATGACTTATGCGATATTTATTTG GAATATCTTAAACCTATATTTcaaaatgagaataaaatgGCAAAGTGGACGGCgcaaaaagtattatttaaaacattagaTGTCGGATTACGTTTATTGAATCCATTTATGCCATTTATAACAGAAGAACTCTACCAACgcttacattataaaaaattaatatatccaagtatatgtataagtcCATATCCAGATAGTTCTGag TGCCGTTGGAGAAACCAGGAAATTGAAAAGAATGTTGACtttgtgcaaaaaataattaaaaatattagatctACCCGAGCGACTTACAATTtgcttaataaaatgaaaactgAAGCATATATCATATGTGacaattcaattttgaaaaaaacgatTGTTCAATACAAATTACTCATAGAAACTCTTGCATATTCTATTCTTAGCACAAAGAAACTCCTGGAAGGTTGTGCTATCATTACTATAAATGATAAAGTTCAAGTGCATCTTTTACTTAAG ggTTTGGTTGAACCAAAGAAGGAGttagaaaaactaaaaaaaaaagaaaaacaattgatTGAACTTATACagaaattaaaacaagattTAGCTGTACccaattataatacaaaagtcCCACTTGAtgttcaaaaaaataacagagaAAAATTGGCAAACAGTGAACGCGAATTGCAACAAATAATGGATGCAGTAATAGtcttacaaaaaatgtaa